In Pristis pectinata isolate sPriPec2 chromosome 2, sPriPec2.1.pri, whole genome shotgun sequence, the sequence GATTGAGACAGGGACTGAAGACAAAGGCTTTGGTCCTTCCAGTAAATAGTTTGTAAAACTTTTGTATATATAGTACTGGATGTTAGATAAACAATCTTTAgctagaaagactgcagaaaagacttatgaggatgttgccaagactcaaggcactgagagttatagggagaggttgggcagtttgggactttattcattgtagaagactgaggggtgatctcattgaagtgtataaaataataagGGGTATAgaaagagtgaatgcacacagtctttttctcaggattggggaatcaataactagacagcacaggtttaaggcaagaggcgAAAGGTTTGATAGGAACcttgggggcaactttttccacacagagggtggtatgtatacggaacgagatgccagaggtagtggttgaggaaggtacaataagaacatttaaaaagcacttggacaggtatatggataggaaaggttcagaggaatatgggctaaacacaggcaaatggaactagcttagattggcatcttggtgggcatggacaaattgggctgaagagcATGTTTTTGCATTGTGTTACTCTAATCTGTTCAGTGGTGCATCAGGATAGGAGGCGAGGTTGAGCTGGGCGTCATCTGCACACTCATGGAAATCCCGATTACACTGACAAGTGACACCACGTTCATCAGAAATAAGGATGTGCCAAGCACCTGATCCAGGCTGAGACTTGGTGCAGTAATGAGCAGGCACTGCGCTGCTGAAGGCATGTAATGTTTGAACAAGACATTGAACCAATGCGTTGTCTGTCCTTTCAAATGCTCATCGCTTGACGTCATCCAAAGGGAGGTAGTGGAATTCTTCCTGGTGACCTGGCCAATATATTGGCAAGTTGGTTTATtcttatcacatgtactgaggtacactgaaagcctttgttttgcctgccgtcCATACAGGTCACTTCATCACACCAGTACAGcgaggtagtacaatgtaaaagCGATAACCGAATGCAGAAGATGCTGTAAcgtgttgcagagaaagtgcattgcagctagacaataaggtgcaaggccataatgaggtagattgtgagggcaagagtccaacttattgtacgaggtccattcaatagccttgcaacagcgggatggaagccgtccttgagcctggtacgtgctttcaggcttgtgtATCCGCTGCCTGATACGCGGGAGGAGAAGGTCCCTCATTCCCCTTCATCAATAAACTGATGATCCAGCTGTTGACATGCTGCTACTTGTGGGATCTTCCTATGCGTAAACTGGTTGCAGTTGTTCCCACCTCACAGTGGCTTCTTTCCAGAGACATTCACGGGCCGTGAAGCACTGGAGGATCTGCTAACACCAGGGAGTGGGTTACAGAGAGAGCCCACTGCCGACCGCTGCCGCACGGTGACCGCCCCAAACCTGAGGCCATGAGTTCGCCCTCGGAGGCCGAGGGGCGCCCAGAGGGAGGTGCATCATGGGAGCTGTAGGCGGAGAACTACAACTCCCAGCAGGCTGCGCGGGCGGCGGGCGGTCACGTGACGGGACACGGCCGTTCCGCCcatcttcctcccctcctctcccctcatcgGGAAAACTGCGCCGCCCACGAAGCTGCTGGAAACCTGCCCGCGGCTCCGGTCTTTCTCCGAGGGGAACGTCGCCGCGCTGACCGGTAACGACGGCCTGAGGCTTCGCATCGACGCCCACCCTTTATACATCGGGGTCAGCCGCGGTGTGGCGGTCGGCGAATGATGTAAGCGTCCCTCCTCCCGCGGTCTGCCCTCAGGGAACATTCGGATAGTAGTTGCATCGGAGAGTCTGAGGGAAGGAATTAGCGCGGCTTTGgttttaatccaatttttttgtttgtttttggcgAGCAGGCATTTCAGCGGAGGCCTTGCCGGGGTCCTAGCGTTGCGTAGCGAGGGCTGTGACGTCAGGGCAgcggtggtgggagggggggtccGACCCATAAATAGCGCGGAGCGGAGCGGCCGCCGGCTCAGTGACGGTGAGTGTGGCGGGAGATTCTGCGGCGGACGTCACAATCGCACCGTGGTAACCGGCTGCGCCGGGTTCCATCCGGGCTGCGCGCATGCTCGCCTGTGGCTGAagcggtggagggaggggaggggtggggtggggtggggtggattcCCCCAACCCCGGCCTCACAGCCTCTGTAGCGAGGGTTGTTAGCACTGCTTACATACCCTCCCAGCaccaccattcccccccccccccccccaatcctgcactctctgcctcccACTGGCTGCTAATCCGTCCACGGAGGCTGCTTTGCCATTGCTGGACTATTGCTCCTTGGTGCCTTTTGTTGTGGGACCTTGCTCTGTCAATGGGGAGGTGCATGAGAAGTGTGATGTACCCAGCGGCATCTGCAACCGCTTGACAACCTGGTTACGGGGTAGTGGAAGGGAGTGAAGGAAGATCCGTATTCTTTCTAATCTGCCATTCACTCTGGCTAGTTCTTGTTGCCAGGCCTAGCTGCGTTGAGAGTTTAACTGATGAGGATTCATGCAAAATGctttatttgaaaattaaaatgtaaattaggTTATGCATGTTCTATTTGTGATGGTGTAAAGGGatgcattttaaaaacttctctCTGCAGGCTTTTTATTACACTTTTGCCTTCTTAATATAAATTCTAGTGAGTCATGTTGAAGATGTGGGCATACTTGCaggaaagaggaaaggttggGAGGGGTGTAGAGGAAAAATAAGTACCTGAGAGCTGAGTTAttagtagaagcactggtgtgaTTGGATCCTGAAGCTGTGGCTTAATAATTTGAAGGATTAACCACAATTGATAAATCAGGAGACTGAAGTGAAATGGTGATAGCAGTTGGGTATTGTCAGGGATGGCAAGTCCTTGGACGGTAATGAATGATGTAGTGTGGGCTACTAAGGTGATAAGAATGTAGAGCTTTGGAACTTGGTTTACCATGGGCAATCTGAGATCATGATGTAATTTTGCAGAAAAGCAAAGACTTGCgtattcagaattttttttctttccctttttagaAAATGcctgccattaagctgcaaagtTCAGATGGAGAGATCTTTGAGGTTGATGTAGAAATAGCAAAACAATCCATCACTATCAAGACTATGTTGGAAGGTATGTCAAAACAAGGGGTCTAAAATAACAGTAATATTTAAAAACCTCTCTGTACCAGTTGGATTTCCTACTTTTAAATGTTTAACTTGTACTGTTGTGACAACATTTGGGTGAAGACCTGCTTCATGTAGTATATATTGTGAAGTAATTGCATAGTTCACTTTTTCTAATGAGAAATTGGTTCTTTTCATCTGGAATTTGAAACaatgtttgtcttttattattaaTGGTAACATTCAGGGCTGTGATTGAACTTTGGAATAACAAAGGTTCTTCTAGAAACCTTGCCAGTGAGTTTGAGATGATAGTGAGTCAGCAGATCTTCCACAGCCTAGTTTTGTGTGCCTGAGGTTAATCCCCTCTCCATTTCTCGCCTTTTCTCACACACCTCATTATCAAAACAACAGTAAATTGTTTCCCTTGACTTGTACCTCCTTCCTAGAAAGAGTACCAGGAAAtaaagaatttattttatttgtttgtttaatCTACTGGCAGTTATAATTGTTTAATTAATATTATGATTCTAAATGTCTATAACCTGAAAGCAAAGGCCCCACCACTAGTTGAATGAATTTATTTCTGTTTACATTTATTTAGTCTTGCCAAATGCTAAACTTTCTGCATACTGTTTGTGCTATGAGTAGACAGAATGTGCTTGCCACTGCTGAAACAATGCTGAATGCAGCAGGGGATTAACTAGCTGCAATGCCAATGCGGGATACTATTGATAGATGTGGCAGTGATCCAGTGATGGTAATGTGACTGTGCAGTAAACAAGCTGGCAACAACCTGACTGCAATAGGCATCtttaaatctatttttttcttaagATAGTAGAGAGTGGTTGCTCTCTTAAAACTGTACCTTTTTTATTCTAAAATGTGTTGTTGAGAATTGAAAGGTCATTTTAATGTGGGCAATTCTCATGTCTAGTTGGTTGCAGTAAAAATCCAGAAAGGAATAAGTGGGTGCCAACATTACTCAGCAGGCTGTGTAGCATCAGAGCCATTCTAGTGAAAGGCTTGTTGCTGGAATCTTTAAATCTTTTCACTCCAGAGATGCTGAACATACTGTTTTCATTGTGAAAATTCTGCCAGGCTAGAACTACACATCTGATTTTGTTGTTGTTGCATCACACTGAGTGAGGTTTGCCATTTGCTTTGCTCCAAATCCCAGATCTAGGAATGGATGATGAAGGTGATGATGATCCAGTTCCACTACCAAATGTGAATGCTGCCATCCTGAAAAAGGTAAGATGGCAAAATATTCTGGACTAATCTATCTTCTTGGGAGTAATGGCTCTGCTGGGGTACAGTTCCTGCTTTACTTCATTACTCAAAATCAAATAGATGTGTCAATTTCAACCTGGGAGGTTGTGCATTCAAGCCTCACTCCAGAGGTTTAAGCACCCCCATTCAGGTGGTTACTTCAGAGTGCAATTTTGAgagtgtgctgcactgttggagatgctgtctttcaTGTGATCAATCAAGCATGATGCTGATGGTAAACAGAAAACCCAGAgcactctttcccccccccccccccccccccccccccccaaaggagtTATTCATCGTatgctggccaacatttatctcgCAGCTAACGTTGCTGATCTGTCCGTTGTATCAGTGCTGCCGGAGTGACCTAGTTGTGTGCAATGTGTTTCCTTCATTACattagtgactacatttcaaaatgacTTTCTAAGGTGGTAAATTGCAgaagaaatgcaaatatttccttaAACTCTTATTGTAGTGAATTTTGAATGTTTAACACTGGGGGCTTAAAAACTGTCCTGTTTTCTAGAACTCTTGGACATAAAATTTACCCAGTTGGCTCATCAGTTCTGTTGCAGTTTTGACCTGTGCTGCACGCACACCAATAAACATGCAAATAACTAAGTTGTTTGTTCACCCAGGTGATCCAGTGGTGTACACATCACCGGGATGATCCTCCACCACCAGAAGATGATGAAAACAAAGAGAAAAGGACTGATGACATACCTGTGTGGGATCAAGAGTTTCTGAAAGTTGACCAGGGTACTCTCTTTGAATTAATTCTGGTTAGTATATATTGCAGTTTTTGGaggcttttaaaataattgttggaAGCTTTGCTGTTTAACTGCAATGTGGCATAAGTGACTGCACCTCCAAATAATTCATTGTGATGTAGATCCTTGATATGGTGCCTTTACATGTAGGTGCTCTCCAAGTAATTTGGATATAGTGGTATTCCCATGCACAAGTGGCCATCATTCTCGACAGAATGTTATTAAGGGCATGCTACTACATGGCATCTTGCATTTGGTAGACAGTATAGCCACATTAGTGGTGGTGAAGGAAGTGGATGGTGGGTGCATTGCTGTTCTTTGTTCTGGGTGGCATTAAGTTGCTTGCAAGTCATTAGAATTGCCCTTGAGcatcatttcatcacactcctgatctgCATCTTTTTCAGGTTAGGGAAGGTCAGTCTGTGTGGCTAGTTCAGTGAAGTTTCAACCACAAACCAAATGGGTCACCCTGCTTTGGTGTCGTGCCTTATTACCAGTTTAATAAGTAATCAATTCTATGTAAATTTGCTCTTAAAACTGGGGGTAGTTTTCCTTGGCCAACCATTATAGGGACTATTGTACAAGTGTGGCAATTTGTATTTGCAGTACTGTTGTCAGGGGATAAAATAGGTTTGTTAGATGCATAGTGAACAATCACATTGAATTTGATTACTGGGTTGGTTGGAAACAATATTTTTACAGGTGTTGTATTACAGGAAGTTGATAGCATTTGTGGCTACTAAAGTATTGCTGGTTGGAGACCTCACAAATGCCTCTGCTTTTTAAACAGTCACTTGCTCCAGTTATAtctctaaattggtttattaatcaTTCATAGGATGTGAATATTGCTTTGATTGCCTCTACCTGgtgccatttcagaggacagttaagagttgGGTATAGACCCAActagataaggatggcagatttccaaaggacattaatgaatggATTTTGAGGAGAGATCTGTAGGTTCTTGCGCTTCATTTTCTATTCTTTTGGGATCTAGCCACAAGCTGAGCCAGCATGTTTCCAGccctaattgaccttgagaaagtggtgatgagctgctgtGTTGTACCCCTGCAGTCCTTCAGATGAGGGGACTCCAcagagttgttggggagggagttccaggattttgatccagtgataaAGGAGTataaatacatttccaaattGGGACTGTGTGTGTGACCTGGGGAACTTGCATGGTGTGGCCTTCCCTGAAATCCTTGTCCTTCTGGGTAGTAGAGGTTAGATTTGGGAGCTGCTCTTGGAGCTGTGCATTTGTGGATGGTGCATTCACATTCCCTGCACCAGTGTCTGTACTATTTGAGGTGTTTGATGGGTTATCAATCAAGCACCACTGCTTGAGtattgttagagctgcactctatccaggcaagtgaagattaTTCCATTAGTTCTTATtctttgtagatgatggaaaggcctttGGGTGTCAGCAGGTGAGTCATTTGCCTCAGCTGTTCTTTAGGCACAGTTGAGTTTCTGACCAATGGTGACCACCTAAGATATTGCCGGTCAGAGACATGTCCTTGTTAATGATGTTAAACATCAGGCTTGTGTTAGACCTTGTTATCAGTCTCTACCTGAGTGCCTGGATTTTGTTGCATGCAGATATGGTCTGCTTCACTCCCTGAGGAGTTGGgtatggaattgaacatttgaaTTCATCAATTCATGGTCTTTTCTGGATTATTTGTCCAGTGACACAGTTACTACAGTACCTGGCAAATCGGGGGAATAAACCTTGAAGTGCATGACATGAATTTTGTATTCCACGGGGAAAACTTGGTTTTTTTAACAGGATTTTTTGTTTGAATAGGCAGCAAACTACCTTGATATAAAGGGGCTACTAGATGTAACTTGCAAAACTGTGGCCAACATGATAAAAGGAAAAACGCCTGAAGAAATTCGCAAAACTTTCAATATCAAGAATGATTTTACTGAGGAAGAGGAAGCACAGGTACTGTTGGCTCGGCCTTCTGAAGGATTTATTGGAATCTCCAAAGCAGTTGTTCTTTCCTtgaataatttttcttttgttttggctGATTTAAAGTGACTTGAAGGAAGTAtccctttctcctctcctcctAGCATTGCCTGAAATGCACACTGGGGGGACTATGCAACTATACTAAGCAACTCCTGGCCATGATCTGAATCCAGCCTGGACAAGAGTCCGATGCTCCTTAAtttgtcatagaattgtacagtatggaaacaggttgtcagcccaactcatccatgtgaccaagttgcctacctgagctagtcctgtcTCTGTGTTtagtccatgtccctctaaacctttcctatcaatataactgcttaaatgccttttaaacatggtaattgttaCCACTTCCAACAGCTCATTGCCCACCACATTCTGTATCCCTCacttcccctctcgccttaaatctatgccctctagactCCCCTATGttttttatgggggggggggggggaggaagactCATCATTTATGCGACTTATGCCccttttgtatacctctaaggtcactcctcagcttcctgtgATCCAGGGGAGAAAGCCCCCAGCCTATTCAGTGTCTCCCTTGTAACTGAAGCTCCCCAGTCCCGTCAGTGGAGCAAAGCTGATTAAATAATGTGTAATAGAACTTATTTCAAGCCACTCTCTGATGGGGAGGTTTTCTCTGTACTAGAATATTGAGTGCATAGTGCTCAGTGTAACTAGCCCCCGCTACAAATTGTCTTGATGTCACTGGGCAACTTTTATTTATAGGCTTTTGACATTGAGGAGCAAGATATTTGTCTTATTTGAGTggattgcattttattttaattaactggGTTTATTTAATTGCCATTTAAGTTTTCACTGAGTTTACTACCCCTTGCCTACCCTGTATGtacacttatttttttttaaatgctcagtGACATCTAAATGTGTAATCATTGGATGaaccagatcagaatcagatttattatcactgacttgtatgatgtgaaatttgttgttttgtggcagcagtacagtgtgaagacataaagttactataattacaaaaaagtgcaaaataaaaaggaataatgaggtagtgttcatgggctattcaaaaatctgatagcagaggggaagaagctgtttctgactcTTGAGTttgggtcttaaggctcctgtacctccctgatggtaatagtaagaagagggcatgtccttagtggtgagggtccttaatgatggatgccaccttcttgaggcattaccTGATGTCAGAGGACATCaacagggagggttgtgctcgtgatggagctggctgagtctacaaccctctgcagcttctttcgatcctgcacattggagcctccatatcgggtattgatgcaacccgtcagaatgctctccattgtatgAGGAACAGAGCTTAGGAGTGATGGAGAGTTAAAGGAACATCTGGCTGAAGGGTGCAGAAAGATGACCTAATTGTACTTCCCTTTTCAGGTACGGAAGGAGAATCAGTGGTGCGAAGAGAAGTGACCCAGTAGGAATCTTGCATCTTAATGAAAAATCTGTGCTTGCACCATGTATTATATCACTAGCAGCCTGTGATTCCTTTAAATATAGTGACAAGATAACCATGCATAACATTTGCAACTAGTAATAATTTGAGCTTGCTTTGTGCTCCATGAAACCTATTAGCAAGTAGAGCAGTGATTATTTATTACTCCACTTTGACTTAATTGATCAGTGGAATACAAGGTGTATAAAACTCTGGCAGCATGACAGCAATGATTTggtattttaatttgtatttaaagCTTTTTTCCAGTGACTTTTTTTAATGGCTACCTTGTTTTTAAAATCACCCCCAATTCATTCTTGTGATTCAATTTGTGATTACTGGtgtatggattttttttgtgccAATATTATCACAGCACATGGAATGGAATGCAATACACCCTCAAGACTGGTGTCACACCAGTGATGTCTGGAGAGGTATTCCAGTTGTATCAAATATGATTTGGGTTCCATTCTTTTCCAGAATTTCTGCATAGTTCACAGTTGACATAAAAACCTAAAGGTGTGGTAGAACTGTTTAAAGATCAGTGTTGCAAGAATTAATGGGACACATGGGTGTCACAGGAATGTTTAGTGCTCTGTGACAAGCATTGTTAGGCAACAAAACTCCTCAAATCTGTGAAACTGTACTGCTTTACTATTTTGAATTTCCTAATATTGGAGTGTCAAACTTGCTAGTTCTTGTTATACTATGGAATACAGTTGCTCATTTTGTGGTTTATCTTGTTTTCAAAAAGAATCCTCATTAAATAACTTGtggcattttatttttgaaagtagGTGAATGCTTTATGGCTTGTTGCCCAAGTTACTCCGGTATTTGCTCTTGCTAATCTTTTCCATTAGATCAGGAAAGTGTTATGTGGTTATGGGAGTAACAGCACCTGTGAAAACGACTACAAATGTGTA encodes:
- the LOC127580457 gene encoding S-phase kinase-associated protein 1-like, whose protein sequence is MPAIKLQSSDGEIFEVDVEIAKQSITIKTMLEDLGMDDEGDDDPVPLPNVNAAILKKVIQWCTHHRDDPPPPEDDENKEKRTDDIPVWDQEFLKVDQGTLFELILAANYLDIKGLLDVTCKTVANMIKGKTPEEIRKTFNIKNDFTEEEEAQVRKENQWCEEK